One genomic segment of Desulfomicrobium sp. ZS1 includes these proteins:
- a CDS encoding phosphoribosylaminoimidazolesuccinocarboxamide synthase: MKIVTKTKIREFPLLSRGKVRDIYEIDPQTLLIVTTDRMSAFDVIMNEPIPYKGVVLNQITLFWMDAFKDLAANHLLATDVRDFPAALAPYADELEGRAVVVRKAKPLPIECIVRGYLTGSGFKDYKATGSVCGYKLPTGLVDSAKLETPLFTPSTKADLGAHDENITLADAKSRIGEGLLKKIQELSLAIYSRGRDLAAQRGIIIADTKFEFGLNEKDILLIDEVMTPDSSRFWPADRYIPGQSQPSFDKQYLRDWLSSTDWDKTPPPPALPAEVIAETQKKYLEAFELLTGSPLQLP, encoded by the coding sequence ATGAAAATCGTTACCAAAACAAAAATCCGTGAATTTCCGCTCCTCTCTCGCGGAAAAGTCCGCGATATCTACGAAATCGACCCACAGACCCTGCTTATCGTGACCACGGACCGCATGTCCGCCTTTGACGTGATCATGAACGAGCCCATCCCCTACAAGGGCGTGGTCCTCAATCAGATCACCCTCTTCTGGATGGACGCCTTCAAGGACCTGGCCGCCAACCACCTTCTGGCCACGGACGTGCGCGACTTTCCCGCCGCCCTGGCCCCATACGCGGATGAACTGGAAGGCCGGGCCGTAGTGGTCCGCAAGGCCAAACCCCTGCCCATCGAGTGCATTGTGCGCGGCTACCTGACCGGCTCGGGCTTCAAAGACTACAAGGCCACCGGATCAGTCTGCGGATACAAACTGCCCACCGGGCTGGTTGATTCCGCCAAACTGGAAACTCCGCTCTTCACCCCGTCGACCAAGGCGGACCTTGGCGCTCACGATGAAAACATCACCCTGGCCGATGCCAAATCACGCATCGGTGAAGGGCTGCTCAAAAAGATCCAGGAACTGTCCCTGGCCATCTATTCACGCGGGCGCGATCTGGCCGCGCAGCGCGGCATCATCATCGCCGACACCAAGTTCGAGTTCGGACTGAACGAAAAGGACATCCTGCTCATCGACGAGGTCATGACCCCGGACTCCTCCCGTTTCTGGCCTGCGGACAGGTACATCCCGGGCCAGTCGCAACCTAGTTTCGACAAGCAGTATCTGCGCGACTGGCTGAGCAGCACGGACTGGGACAAGACCCCTCCGCCCCCGGCGCTGCCCGCCGAAGTCATCGCCGAAACACAGAAGAAATACCTGGAAGCCTTTGAACTGCTGACGGGTTCCCCTTTGCAATTGCCGTAA
- a CDS encoding TM2 domain-containing protein, whose amino-acid sequence MRGENTVETHSTFMGYLLWIFGFTGAHRFYYGRPISGTIYFFTLGLLFIGWIVDLFLIPSMERTAALRFRAGRIDYSLAWILLTFLGVLGVHRMYMGKWITGILYMLTGGFFLIGYIYDFWTLNDQITVLNATNG is encoded by the coding sequence ATGCGTGGAGAGAACACGGTTGAAACGCACAGCACTTTTATGGGCTATCTGCTCTGGATTTTCGGATTTACGGGAGCGCACCGCTTTTATTATGGTCGCCCCATTTCCGGGACGATCTATTTTTTCACCCTGGGCCTTCTTTTTATCGGCTGGATTGTTGACCTTTTTCTCATCCCGTCCATGGAACGCACGGCTGCGCTGCGATTTCGGGCCGGACGCATCGATTATTCCCTGGCCTGGATTCTGCTCACCTTTCTGGGCGTTTTGGGCGTGCACCGCATGTACATGGGCAAGTGGATCACGGGAATCCTCTACATGCTGACCGGAGGATTTTTTCTGATCGGCTATATCTATGATTTCTGGACCTTGAATGATCAGATCACGGTCCTGAACGCCACCAACGGCTGA
- a CDS encoding fused MFS/spermidine synthase: MTSTRFSSTALPTRRLAVLILAFLLSGMCALAYQVVWARMLSLVFGSTNQAISTVLAVFMLGLALGSHGGAKLSKRGKNLGVIYGLLEIALGCYALAFPFILSNAESIHAAMFSASYDSELSLALYRFLIALALLIIPTSIMGATLPVLAQYVEKDAGKAGSRIGVLYAINTFGAALGSFSSAFLSIPYYGLNWTIYFAAILNVTIGLACVFLLRDTFLQHTEKPSTFSKKTSKNDKKPNRAEDAATIPFAVPIFILFLVGTIGMLLENAWSHALVLVFGTSVYAFSTMLTAYLIGLSAGCYFSARYLLSYCSTTFLAGLLILDGVTILAVTPAIGFLPSWFVTVFGDMQARWHMVMAKEFLACAALMFIPTFIGGATFPLCLHIITRAVKNRSVETGVSTSIAYIWNTVGSICGALIAGFIIIPLAGSERCLIIAASLALGGAAAVILGTRPQASYRKAFAGGIILVALAAPVFFTTWDATKMNSGVYVYSKFFDSDSALEREMKNYELIFYKEGSASVAVLESSLGHRFLRVNGKTDGSSEGDNTTQMLLGYLPYLYARNTADALVIGLGTGITSACVLDLPVDSVESIEISPEVVEAAGFFSALNERVFTDPRSTPRILDGRTWLSSMPKKYDMIISEPSNPWQTGNANLFTADFFRIAGNRLNEGGILCQWIPYYNMDSSHFKLIIKSLQSVFPYVHLWMSGTDTFLLSSMQPLEINAQRLNNLFDRTEVRKKFEDMHIETPGSLLSFYYLNTASLQTMTQGITSLNTDSFPVVEFHSPKFLLGPNRPDIFFDILEASYASSLEISDSDLDTNARILHRRNFYSRWRIPDRVTEEMLRRSVY; this comes from the coding sequence ATGACCTCGACGCGATTTTCCTCCACCGCTCTGCCCACACGCAGACTTGCCGTTCTTATCCTGGCCTTTCTCCTGTCGGGCATGTGCGCCCTTGCCTACCAGGTTGTCTGGGCCAGAATGCTCTCCCTTGTTTTCGGCAGCACCAATCAGGCCATATCAACGGTTCTGGCCGTCTTCATGCTGGGTCTGGCATTGGGGAGCCATGGCGGGGCGAAGTTGAGCAAGCGCGGAAAGAATCTTGGCGTCATTTACGGTTTGCTTGAAATCGCGCTCGGGTGTTACGCGCTCGCCTTCCCGTTCATTCTTTCCAACGCGGAATCGATACACGCCGCCATGTTCTCCGCGTCGTATGATTCCGAACTCTCTCTGGCCCTGTACAGATTTCTCATTGCCCTGGCATTGCTCATCATCCCGACATCCATCATGGGCGCGACCTTGCCTGTTCTGGCGCAGTATGTCGAAAAAGATGCAGGCAAGGCCGGTTCACGTATCGGAGTCCTGTACGCCATCAATACTTTCGGAGCAGCGCTTGGCTCCTTCTCCAGCGCGTTCCTTTCCATACCGTACTACGGGCTCAACTGGACCATCTATTTCGCGGCGATCCTGAACGTGACAATAGGTTTGGCCTGCGTCTTTCTTTTGCGCGACACGTTCTTGCAACATACTGAAAAACCGTCCACATTTTCAAAGAAAACAAGTAAAAACGATAAAAAGCCCAACCGCGCCGAAGACGCCGCAACGATTCCCTTCGCGGTTCCGATTTTCATTCTTTTTCTTGTCGGGACCATCGGCATGCTGCTTGAAAACGCATGGAGCCACGCGCTCGTCCTTGTTTTCGGGACCTCGGTATACGCATTCTCGACCATGCTCACGGCCTATCTCATCGGTCTTTCAGCCGGCTGCTATTTTTCCGCGAGATACCTGCTTTCCTATTGCTCCACCACATTCCTTGCAGGGCTCCTTATCCTTGACGGCGTGACCATCCTGGCAGTCACGCCGGCCATAGGTTTTCTTCCGTCGTGGTTCGTCACCGTCTTCGGGGATATGCAGGCCCGGTGGCATATGGTCATGGCCAAGGAATTCCTGGCCTGCGCCGCGCTCATGTTCATCCCGACCTTCATCGGAGGCGCGACGTTTCCCCTCTGTCTGCACATCATCACGCGCGCCGTGAAAAACCGGTCCGTGGAAACCGGCGTCTCCACTTCCATCGCCTACATCTGGAACACGGTCGGAAGCATTTGCGGAGCCCTGATCGCCGGCTTCATCATCATACCGCTGGCGGGATCGGAACGCTGCCTCATCATCGCGGCCAGCCTGGCGCTGGGCGGCGCGGCAGCGGTCATTCTCGGCACCAGGCCACAGGCTTCGTACCGGAAGGCTTTCGCAGGCGGCATCATCCTTGTCGCACTGGCCGCGCCGGTCTTTTTCACCACGTGGGACGCGACAAAAATGAACTCCGGCGTCTACGTCTATTCAAAGTTCTTTGACTCCGACAGCGCCCTGGAACGGGAAATGAAGAACTACGAACTGATTTTCTACAAAGAGGGCTCAGCAAGCGTCGCGGTGCTTGAATCATCGCTCGGACACAGATTTCTGAGGGTCAACGGCAAGACGGACGGTTCCAGCGAGGGAGACAATACAACGCAGATGCTCCTGGGGTACCTGCCGTACCTGTATGCGCGAAATACGGCAGACGCCCTCGTCATCGGCTTGGGAACCGGCATTACATCGGCATGCGTACTTGATCTTCCCGTGGACTCAGTTGAAAGCATCGAGATTTCTCCGGAAGTCGTCGAAGCAGCCGGGTTCTTCTCCGCGCTGAACGAGCGCGTGTTCACCGATCCCCGCTCCACGCCTCGAATCCTCGATGGACGCACATGGCTTTCTTCCATGCCCAAAAAATACGACATGATCATTTCAGAGCCTTCAAACCCGTGGCAGACGGGCAACGCGAACCTCTTCACCGCGGATTTTTTCCGCATAGCCGGGAACAGGCTCAATGAAGGCGGCATTCTGTGCCAGTGGATACCGTATTACAACATGGACAGTTCGCATTTCAAACTGATCATAAAATCCCTGCAAAGTGTCTTTCCCTACGTGCACCTGTGGATGTCCGGAACGGACACGTTCTTGCTCAGCTCGATGCAGCCGCTTGAAATCAATGCGCAACGCCTCAACAACCTGTTTGATCGTACGGAAGTCCGCAAAAAATTTGAAGACATGCACATTGAAACACCCGGATCTCTTCTGAGTTTCTATTACCTCAACACCGCGTCATTGCAGACGATGACCCAGGGCATAACTTCGTTGAACACGGATTCCTTCCCCGTCGTTGAATTCCATTCTCCGAAATTCCTGCTTGGCCCAAATCGGCCGGACATTTTTTTCGACATTCTCGAGGCGTCCTACGCGTCTTCCCTGGAGATTTCCGATTCCGACCTGGACACCAACGCGCGTATTCTCCACCGGCGGAACTTTTATTCCCGCTGGAGAATTCCAGACAGGGTCACGGAAGAAATGCTGCGGCGGTCAGTTTACTGA
- a CDS encoding enoyl-ACP reductase, translated as MLVQGKKALIFGVANDKSIAYAIAKELKDNGASIALSYAGEALKKRVEPIHEELGSEFMFQCDVADDAAIAESAEIVKEKWGSFDILVHSVAFANRDDLKGRYVDTSRDGFHLAMDISAYSLVALCKAFDPLLSDNGSVMAMTYYGAEKVITNYNIMGVAKAALECSVRYLAMDLGERGIRVNAISAGPLKTLASSGISGFKTILSTIEERAPLRRNIIQEDVGKTGLFLASDLSRAITGEVIYVDSGYNIMGI; from the coding sequence ATGCTCGTTCAAGGGAAGAAAGCCCTGATTTTCGGCGTGGCCAACGACAAGAGCATCGCCTACGCCATTGCCAAGGAGCTCAAGGACAACGGTGCGTCCATCGCGCTGAGCTACGCAGGAGAGGCGCTCAAGAAACGGGTCGAGCCCATCCATGAGGAACTCGGCAGCGAATTCATGTTCCAGTGCGACGTGGCCGACGACGCGGCTATCGCCGAGTCCGCCGAGATCGTGAAGGAGAAATGGGGCAGTTTCGACATCCTCGTTCATTCCGTGGCCTTCGCCAATCGCGATGACCTGAAAGGCCGCTACGTGGACACCTCCCGCGACGGGTTCCATCTGGCCATGGACATTTCAGCCTACTCGCTGGTGGCCTTGTGCAAGGCGTTCGATCCATTGCTGAGCGACAACGGCTCGGTCATGGCCATGACCTATTACGGTGCGGAAAAGGTCATCACCAATTACAACATCATGGGAGTGGCCAAGGCCGCGCTGGAGTGCAGCGTGCGCTACCTGGCCATGGACCTGGGCGAACGCGGCATTCGCGTCAACGCCATCAGCGCCGGGCCGCTCAAAACCCTGGCCTCGTCCGGCATCTCCGGCTTCAAGACCATCCTGTCCACCATCGAGGAACGCGCCCCGCTGCGCCGCAACATCATCCAGGAAGACGTAGGCAAGACCGGCCTCTTCCTGGCCTCGGACCTGTCCCGCGCCATCACCGGCGAGGTCATCTACGTGGACTCGGGATACAACATCATGGGCATCTGA
- a CDS encoding Tim44 domain-containing protein: MTKFSFLGALILSLCLVVMAMPDFADARRLGGGSSFGSRPSYSKSYQKPSAPASSPTNQAAPGASPMGGRGMFGGLLGGMLMGGLLGSLFFGGGFSGISFIDILLIGGGLFLLMRFLRSRQPAPQTAGGPTRVHDMNRDAWSNLRASQQHTASTAPDYPAGFDADDFLQGAKAAYTRLQAAWDARDMDDLGQFTSADVFAEIQSQAAADPNPGKTEILLLEATLLEVKTLGNQTIATVLFDTMLREDSTSAPAEQVREAWHFSRYEAGGAKHWVVEGIQQLEK, from the coding sequence GTGACAAAATTCTCATTCCTGGGAGCCCTCATCCTGAGCCTTTGTCTCGTCGTTATGGCCATGCCTGATTTCGCCGATGCAAGACGCTTGGGCGGCGGAAGCTCGTTCGGGAGCAGACCGTCCTATTCCAAAAGTTATCAGAAGCCCTCGGCACCAGCGTCCTCGCCCACAAATCAGGCCGCACCCGGCGCATCCCCCATGGGCGGACGCGGCATGTTTGGCGGCTTGCTCGGCGGAATGCTCATGGGCGGACTGCTGGGATCACTCTTTTTTGGCGGTGGATTTTCCGGAATTTCGTTTATCGACATTCTCTTGATCGGTGGCGGTCTTTTTCTGCTCATGCGTTTTCTGCGCAGTCGCCAGCCGGCTCCGCAGACCGCCGGAGGGCCTACCCGAGTTCACGACATGAACCGCGATGCCTGGAGCAACCTGCGTGCCTCGCAGCAGCACACCGCATCCACGGCCCCCGACTACCCGGCAGGATTTGACGCCGACGACTTCCTGCAAGGCGCCAAGGCTGCGTATACCCGTCTTCAGGCCGCCTGGGACGCGCGCGACATGGACGACCTGGGCCAGTTCACCTCTGCGGACGTCTTCGCCGAGATTCAGTCTCAGGCAGCGGCGGACCCGAATCCCGGAAAAACGGAAATCCTGCTTCTGGAGGCCACGCTCCTTGAAGTCAAGACCCTGGGTAACCAGACCATAGCCACGGTTCTCTTCGACACCATGCTGCGCGAGGACTCGACCTCGGCTCCGGCCGAACAGGTCCGCGAAGCGTGGCATTTCAGCCGTTACGAAGCCGGCGGCGCAAAGCACTGGGTCGTGGAAGGCATTCAGCAACTGGAAAAATGA
- a CDS encoding transporter substrate-binding domain-containing protein, translated as MIRTLHLLLLIFFLSTGLGLAQEHMTCGVATGFPPYQFAIDGEPAGFDVDVAKAVCARLDASARFEQGEWDNVVSMLLFGRIDMVVGMEVNTFRHEYFEFSTPYAKRHDVVFVSANSTVTSVEDLFGLIITGDRHSFVELLWKKEGIHHKIRIMQAKTKEDSMDLLARGETTAAIMPLEVGKYLAKQRGLKIRVLMSPDPGSEVAIALRKGQPELLKRINEALLEMQTDGELSALSRKWFSNTTTQRQE; from the coding sequence ATGATCCGGACGTTGCACCTTCTCCTCCTGATCTTCTTTCTAAGCACCGGCCTTGGCTTGGCTCAGGAACATATGACCTGCGGGGTCGCGACGGGCTTTCCGCCCTATCAATTTGCCATTGATGGAGAGCCCGCCGGATTCGACGTCGATGTGGCAAAAGCCGTCTGTGCCCGGCTTGATGCGTCCGCCCGTTTCGAACAGGGAGAATGGGACAATGTCGTGAGCATGCTGCTCTTCGGCCGGATAGACATGGTCGTGGGCATGGAGGTCAACACATTCCGCCACGAGTATTTTGAATTTTCCACGCCCTACGCCAAACGCCATGACGTAGTCTTTGTCTCCGCAAACAGCACCGTGACCAGCGTTGAAGACCTTTTTGGCCTGATCATAACCGGAGACAGGCACTCCTTTGTAGAGCTGCTGTGGAAAAAAGAAGGCATCCATCACAAAATCCGCATCATGCAGGCCAAGACCAAGGAAGACTCCATGGACCTTCTGGCGCGTGGAGAAACTACGGCAGCCATCATGCCGCTGGAAGTCGGCAAATATCTGGCCAAACAGCGCGGCCTCAAAATCCGGGTGCTCATGAGTCCGGACCCGGGCTCCGAGGTGGCCATCGCGCTGCGCAAAGGGCAACCAGAGCTGCTCAAGAGGATAAACGAGGCGCTCCTGGAAATGCAGACCGATGGAGAACTGAGCGCCCTGTCCCGCAAATGGTTCTCAAACACCACGACACAAAGACAGGAATAG
- the trxC gene encoding thioredoxin TrxC: protein MEKKHAVCPNCQTVNAVLTERIRQNPICAKCATPLLPARPIDLTDQTFDRFVSRSTLPVLVDFWAPWCGPCKMMAPAFNEAAATLQGQVILAKMDTEAQRAIPSRFTIQSVPSLVLFRNGKEVARTAGAMPAGQIQAWVRQQL from the coding sequence ATGGAAAAAAAACATGCCGTCTGCCCAAACTGCCAGACCGTCAACGCCGTGCTAACCGAACGCATCCGCCAGAACCCGATCTGCGCCAAGTGCGCCACGCCCCTTCTGCCAGCCCGTCCGATCGACCTTACGGATCAGACCTTCGATCGATTCGTGTCCCGTTCCACCCTGCCCGTGCTCGTCGATTTCTGGGCGCCCTGGTGCGGACCGTGCAAAATGATGGCGCCAGCCTTTAACGAGGCAGCGGCGACCCTTCAAGGGCAGGTGATCCTGGCCAAGATGGACACCGAGGCCCAGCGCGCCATCCCCTCACGCTTCACCATCCAGTCCGTGCCAAGCTTGGTCCTCTTCCGAAATGGCAAGGAGGTTGCGCGCACAGCCGGGGCCATGCCCGCAGGCCAGATCCAGGCGTGGGTAAGGCAGCAACTGTGA
- a CDS encoding carbonic anhydrase — protein sequence MFIKRLVLVFLLVFAPLAVMASSPGVHPVSPENGLKMLTEGNLRFALGQSTHPNTSFSRRLLTTTEGQAPFATVIACSDSRVPVEILFDQGIGDLFVIKVAGNVADTDEIGSAEYGVDHLGTPVLMVLGHSYCGAVTAVTTGAEVHGSIPALVDNIVPAVEKARHEHPDAETPELIVQAIETNVWQAVEDLLGNSHAIADRAKDGRVIVVGAVYDILTGKVNILGAHPNQTELLGGVTPPVHAEPAKDAHAPTEQSPAESAPAEQADAAHAEPTVEKAATEGHAEAAEAPSSGGFGFFSFIVFILLLVGAVVVLDKKILNPDQD from the coding sequence ATGTTCATCAAACGTCTTGTCCTGGTCTTTCTGCTTGTCTTTGCTCCGCTTGCGGTCATGGCGTCATCTCCTGGCGTCCATCCCGTAAGTCCCGAAAATGGATTGAAGATGCTCACCGAAGGAAACCTGCGCTTCGCTCTGGGCCAATCGACCCACCCCAACACCAGTTTTTCCAGACGTCTGCTGACCACCACGGAAGGACAGGCCCCCTTCGCTACGGTCATCGCCTGTTCCGATTCGAGAGTCCCGGTTGAAATCCTTTTCGATCAAGGGATTGGAGACTTGTTTGTGATCAAGGTCGCCGGCAACGTGGCCGACACGGACGAAATCGGATCCGCCGAGTATGGCGTGGATCATCTCGGTACGCCGGTGCTGATGGTGCTCGGACACTCCTACTGCGGCGCCGTCACGGCCGTGACCACGGGCGCCGAAGTCCATGGCAGCATTCCCGCCCTGGTCGACAACATCGTGCCGGCGGTGGAAAAGGCTCGCCATGAACACCCGGATGCCGAAACTCCCGAACTCATCGTCCAGGCCATCGAGACCAATGTCTGGCAGGCCGTCGAAGACCTGCTCGGCAACAGCCACGCTATCGCCGACCGGGCCAAGGACGGCCGGGTTATCGTGGTTGGGGCCGTGTACGACATCCTCACCGGCAAGGTGAACATTCTGGGCGCTCATCCCAACCAGACCGAACTCCTGGGCGGAGTGACGCCCCCGGTCCACGCCGAACCGGCAAAGGATGCCCACGCTCCGACCGAACAGTCCCCGGCCGAGTCGGCTCCGGCCGAACAGGCGGACGCCGCCCATGCGGAACCCACCGTGGAGAAGGCCGCGACCGAAGGGCATGCCGAGGCGGCGGAAGCCCCTTCCTCCGGAGGATTCGGCTTTTTCTCCTTTATCGTGTTCATTCTTCTGCTCGTTGGAGCGGTCGTCGTGCTCGACAAGAAGATACTCAATCCCGATCAGGACTAA